The following nucleotide sequence is from Cucumis melo cultivar AY chromosome 1, USDA_Cmelo_AY_1.0, whole genome shotgun sequence.
TGATCAGCTTGTCTCTGCTCATATTTTGGGCCAAAATATTGTTAATACAGAAACAAGTGAAAGAAAGGGACAACAAATTGGTGATCAGAAAGAATAATTTTTAAACTCATCTCAAAGTCTCATATACAGAACCTAAAAAAGAACAAGACATGCTTAATCAGATTAatatagtaaataataatatcTCCCAAGATGCATCTTCAATGCAAACTGACTTTAGATTTCTAACTGCTACTCCAAGAGACCATGCTGTTGACATGAGGAAAAAGGAAATCTGATGACAAGCGGAGTCGTTTTTTATTCTCAACTTTAGTAATTGATCGCAATTCAAAGTCGTAGATGTAAAAAAAACCAtcttttgatttgaaaatgagGTCTCCTCTTATTCTGAAACTCAAAAGTGGAACCATATCCATTCTGCAACCTATGTTGATGCTATGCTGTTTTATCCATACTTCCCCAGACAAGCCCTTCAAGATCCAAATATCTGTGTGGGTCTCCTTATGTGTGACATAGCTTAGAGAAGAGCCAATTTCAACAATTCCATCATACCTATTGCAACTGTTTGGAAGTGGTATCGTTTGAAACTTTTCATTCTCGATTTCCAATGATACGATGCAATTGCTGTGGTTAACTTGTGGGATCCAGTGGAGGGCTCCTATGGCTTCAACAGGTTTATATCCAAACCAACCAAAGAGACCAAAAGGAGGTCCATCTACAGCTCTCCACTTTTCAGTACCAAGAATAAATATCTCACAACTGATATACAATAATGCATCGCGAAACAAGTGAACGACCTTGTATCTGCCTGAAACATAGTCATACGCAAATCCATAAGATTCATTATGTGATGAATTCAAAGTTCCTGGAGGAAGAGCAGTCAGCTTCCTGGTCACTGGATTAATAACTATCAATCCCCCTATCTTCAATTTGTTATCAAGCAATATCAAACCATTGCAGGTCGCTCGAATCTGTCCAAAGCAACTTAAGCTGTACTCTCCTACATTGCTAATTCCATCTTGAAATTCTAAAAACTGAATGAATGTCTTTGAAGTGGGCTCCAAGTTATGGAACAAAGAGAGAGATTCAGAAGACTGCATATACTTTGCTTCAATTGAGAAGGTGTTTGATTTTCTAGAATGTGGGAGTGATGGAGTAAAATGGGGGGAAGTTTCTTCATAACGAGTTGGTGCATTGAAGATTAAAACTGATTCAGAACAACGGAAATGAGTCTCAACAAATGTCGGGCTGCATATGATATTGAACCAGTGCTTACAAACAAACATTGATCTATGAAGTGAGTCAAGTGGGAGTCTAATGAGGATATTTGAAACGCAGTCTTCATGAACATAGGGAATCAGAGACTCTTGCTGCTTCCTTTTCTCTTCTACATTCCTAACCAATTCACTTTTTTTAGCTGATCTTGACATACTTGCAATTCTTTTACAATTTGACTCCTCTTTCATACTTGATGTTTGCACACCTGAGAAATGTGGCCTGAGAACAAAGGAAAGAAGAACAAcctttttcattatcattaccCCCTAGTTTGCAAAACAACTTTTCTATCTGTACAATTTATACACCATGTTTCTAAAAGAACAAGAACTTTGAAACACGTGTACAACGACAAAAGATTAAATATACCATAACCTACCAGTATAGAAGTATAAGCTTTTGGGTTCATAATGGTATCAAAGTAGGATCCTAGATCCTAACCACTTTATTGTCATTCTTTTTCATTAATTAGCATCAATAGTCAAATGTTTAGTCTTATGCTAAAGATTAAAGATACCATAACCTACTAGGATAAGCTTTTGAGTTTACAACGGTGTCGAGGTAGCGTCTTAGCTCCGAACCAATTTAATGTCATTCTTTTTCATTAATAGTATCAATAAGTCACATGTTGAGTATTATACTGAAAATCAAATACGCTATAATCTATCCAATTGATTGTGGAGGTGATTTAAGTAGCACTGAACAGGAAAGTAACACATTGAACCTTGACTTGCTCCTTTTCCGGCTCACAGTTCTAAACAACAACAAAGGGAATCAAAACCGCTACAAATTACAGTTAAATTCCGATCCATCACAAAACGTTTTCTGAAGAACAACACAAGGGCAGGGAATTGGAACACAAGAGAAAcaattaatccaaaattcacCCCGATGACACACACCCACATCAGAGAAAAGGAAGAATCGGAAGGAAAATTCAGAAAGTAGAAAAAATTCCAGTCAAACGGCCGAAATCAAAACAACGAGTCAATGATCGAGAAAAAAATATCAAGAACCACCCAGTAAGAGAAATGAGGAGTATATTCACCTGAAAATAGAGGAATAGAAGAAGAAAGGCGTCGAGAAGAGGGTCTGATAAGGATGAACGAGTGAGAAGATCAATTCGTGCTGCCCAGTTGCTTTTATTGGAAGTTCGTCATAGATGTCCTCATGCGAAtgaatattataatatttaggAATTGACTTGCAACGACCGATGATTTCACCTATTTCCTATTTCCTTtttggaagagagaaaaaaaataaagaaaaaacaagtCGGGTCCAAAATTGATAACCTTATctttcacttcttttttttttttttccagagTTTAGttgataataattattaaagttTGGTGCAAAATCcgaaaagaaaaattttaaaacaatgtaTTCTACTCAAGAAAGATGTATtttatgcttctttttttttatatatttataaattataaaacaaaTCCTTTTATCTACTAAAATTTAGttgataaaaaattattatcaatttatttataaatataatttatatttaaaaaattagttaaatcATAAATGTAATCCATATGGTTTAGAGAAAGTAGGATTATAGTGGGCGTTTGAAGTGATGAGTAACTTATAATAGTTTGGGAATTATAATAGTATGCATTTGGATGaagattattataatttgtgttATTATAAGTTGTATTTGGGCAAAGACTATTATAATCTgggttttttatatatataccgtacatgaaatacacatttttcttcaattgattttattaaatcttgttaattatGATGTTCATTCAATAAGCTTCAAACttagttttttagtttttttttattcttttttttcttttttatcataCTATCATTCTTTTATAACACAAATTGTCTTCTTAAAAAATATGCATTATGATGCATCTTTTCTTTGATACAAATTTGGTTCttcattcaaattttattttctgtTGAATCTGTagattttcaataaaaaaaaaacaaatagaattagattttttatttttttattttggaaaattattctgatttatttagaaataaaagctcaaaaaattaaattttgattcaATGGAAATACAAGTATAGTTTCATTTTACCCACTACACAACCAATTAATTATCAATacttatttttattatgtttatttatttctgTAGCAAGTATTGTCGGAAGTTGTTGATTatccattttgtttttttttatttttgaaaacttgaaataaattgataaaattttgAATGGCCATTTTTTCTAAGTTTAGACAATTGATTTTTCATATTACGTTTAAGCGCATTAATCATTTAACacaaattttctaaatttttggaaagaaaatttttctaaaatattttttctaatttatttttcatatgtAATTTTTACTa
It contains:
- the LOC103500415 gene encoding F-box protein CPR1-like; the encoded protein is MKEESNCKRIASMSRSAKKSELVRNVEEKRKQQESLIPYVHEDCVSNILIRLPLDSLHRSMFVCKHWFNIICSPTFVETHFRCSESVLIFNAPTRYEETSPHFTPSLPHSRKSNTFSIEAKYMQSSESLSLFHNLEPTSKTFIQFLEFQDGISNVGEYSLSCFGQIRATCNGLILLDNKLKIGGLIVINPVTRKLTALPPGTLNSSHNESYGFAYDYVSGRYKVVHLFRDALLYISCEIFILGTEKWRAVDGPPFGLFGWFGYKPVEAIGALHWIPQVNHSNCIVSLEIENEKFQTIPLPNSCNRYDGIVEIGSSLSYVTHKETHTDIWILKGLSGEVWIKQHSINIGCRMDMVPLLSFRIRGDLIFKSKDGFFYIYDFELRSITKVENKKRLRLSSDFLFPHVNSMVSWSSS